aatcacaaAAAACACCAACTGGGATTTGACCTTGATCTAGGCATGCAGAGATTATATTAATAAGTTGAAATGCAGCTGACACTGTAGATTTTcccttctggaacccaaactgtctaccatttatgatagagtttttatcaaaaaatgccattaacctaacaaatattattctttctaTGATCTTCGAAAAAGTGGGAAGGAGGCTAACTGGTCTGTAATTATTTGGGTACATGTGATCACGTTTTTTGAATAGTGATAGCGCTCTGGCAATCTTCATTCTATCTGGGAAGATTCCTCTTTTGAGACATGAATTTACTGAGTGGTACAGGGGTTTAGCAATTTTCCTAGTAGtcagcttaaattttttttttttttttttttttttttttttttttttttttacaggtaatttatgtctgtggatgctttattttttagtttctctatTACTTTTCTTATCTCTTGTTCAGTTGCCAGGTACAGGTAACATGAGTTACTGGGTGGCTTTTGTTTATTCTCAACTAGTTTTTGGACTTGCAGAGAATCGCTATTGTTACCCTGTGTAAGTTGTTGGCAGCTGCTGGTAAAGTATTGGTTGAAAGTGTTACTAGTGGTTATTGGATCTTCTGTTACAACATTATTGATTTTTAGGCTTaagcttttattgttatttcctgatgactttcctgtttctctgtttatCATCTTCCAAGTGTTTCTGACTTTGTTGGGAACTTGTTTAATAACATATCCATTATACAGTCTTTTGCAGCTATTTAAGTTTTATTGTAAATCTTTTTATCGGCTCTAtaatattcaacaaaatgaataggcCTATCTGGAGCTTTCAAAATTGCGTGaagaagtttcaactttttacaggaTACTAATAGACCTTTTGTTAGCCATGGCAGATTTCCtctctttttctttattggtttagttttggttggcaaacattcttcaatgatttttaaatagaTATCTAGGAAACTGTTATATTTATCATTAACACTATTACTTAGGTACATTTCTGTCCACTTTCCATTTTGTTGTTCTATCTTTAGGTCTGTTGTGCTAGAACTTCTCATATCTCTGTATGGGATAAAGCTGATTGTATCTAATTTCCCTacttcttttattattactgtctgtGAGTGGTGATCTGATAAATTCATGTCTTCTATAAGGCAATGATATCTGCCAGACTGAACATTTGTAATTATGTAATCAATGGCAGTTTAAGTGTTCATACCTATTCTGGTATAAGTTTGTATTGTGTTATGTAAACCATACATTATAAGTAAGCTCTCTAGTTCCGTTTTATATTTTGATTCAGATAGTCAATATTCAAGTCTCCACATAAAATTAACTTGTTCTCCCAAATTTGTGATAGCAGCCTATCACACTGAAATCACCACTGGGAGCTCTGTTTAAAGACATTATTACATGGGTTGCATTTTGCAGTTCAATACTTATACTACTACACTCAAAATGTTTTTCAATTGCATACCTTTCCAATGGAATTGCAGTTACAGGGCAGGAGAGGCAATCTCTAAGAAATATTGAGCTACCACCATTTTTAAAATACTCTCTGTAAAAGTATCATACTAACTTATAACTTTCTAAGTTTATACAAGTTATGTCACTGATTTTTAGCCAATGCTCAGTTACACAGAGAACAGTAGTTCTTATACCACTGCTTTCTATATCTACTTGTGAGTTTAAGAGTTTGTTTTCGATTGATTGAATATTTTGATGcgtaattattaaaaaattatctcGAAAAATTACCAGAAAACAAAATCAATGCAGTCTGGAAATCACCAAAGAGGAGACAAATagaagaaaacacaagaaacataacATTGAAGTATCATGGTACCACAATACATAATCCCAAGAATGGAGCACACATTGCAGTTCAATACATCAGAAACATAGGTACCAAGCTACATACAACAGACGTTTGACAAAACACAGTCTGAACAGAAACTCACCAAATACAATAATTCTATGACCCAACACTACAGGACAACTATGCACTTTTAAGCACAGTCTAAAAAATGAAGGGCCTCTGTGCATACAGAAGAACTGTACAGTCAGTGTGAAAAACTCTTTAGTGCAAATCATAAATGATTCTTTCATGACAGGCTGCTTCCCAGGGACACTAAAGGATGAATATGGAACCAAATCCAGTGACGGCTTAtttctcagtaggaaaaacaaagcaaaaatacaACATGGTTTCTTACACAGTGGAATTACATATTACCACAAACTTTTACAAGTGATCAGAGACTTAAGAGAAAAACACGTTCATTCAGGAATACCCTAAAAACCTACTAGAAAATTGTTTCTACAGGTACCTTCAGAGATTGCCTGAATTGGTACATAGATTATGGTGACAATTATGCTAATTATTAACTGATACGGTTAAGAGACATTCTACAATTATTGAATATAATATGCTGCACAAATAAAAAGCATTAAATTACATGTGTTTGTCTATACATTTATGTATCTGTATTGCGTACATTTATGTGTTGACAATATGCATACAATTCATattgtttacagaaaaaaatcataatcCTACAAAGCTACCCTTTGGCAAAGTGCAAACTAATCACTGCTTAGTGTGTCACAGAGTGCATCCATAGTTACTGTTAAAACCTTGGGCAACACTTCTGGGAGAGAGGAAGTCTTCCTCACATGCCATAACAAGGTCAATAAAGAGTAAGAACTTGCCGCAGGCATTGAATTTGCTAGTGAACTCCTCCTGAAGGCTCATATTAGTTGATCCATATACTACACACCCAACAGTGTGTATCCTAGAAACATGGCGTCAGCAACACTGAGAAAGTACAATgaatgaatcaataaataaatggGGAAATGAGCAATTCATTTATAAAACCAGCTCCAATATGTCGAATTtctgtcatttcatttttttcagcatAGCGCAAGATAACAGAAATCATGGGATTACATCCTACACAAACAAAAGACATAAATTATGTTGATGAGTCAACCTTGCACTGTCACAAAATTAACATTtccagtttttcagaaaattaaatttaGAAACCTTTGTACAACATCAGATGTTACTAAGACTACAGTGCGTGTCTCACCTACTTCAAGCTTTCCAAAGATTCTACCACATGGAGTGGTGAGCAGATGACGTATGTGTAATGGTATCTTCCAAACTTCATTGGGAGTCAACACAGTGCCTACGAAGAACATGCAAATAATGGTTAAGCTACTGTAGGTCTCATGCAATCATTTATATCACTTATGAATCACGTACATATAGGAAGTATGATGTACTCCTATCTAAAAGATACAATAATTTTCAGTGACAGTGCACATTTCCATTTTTCTCTCACCCCACTTATGACTGAGATTTGGTGACTAGTGTAATGTAAGTGTATATTGGATTATTTAGAACAAGTCAATGTATGATTTGCAGCAATTTGATTGTGTTTGaaattctctgaatattctgtataaatctgtgtttggcggttcaggaaacatttcacattgaaAACGGGTCTTTCTGGAAATGCTCACAATGATTTCTTCATCCAAAGACATGGAAAATCTCACAGGCTGACATGTCAAGACAGTACATGGCAAtgtttgatagcccaaagaagcagtgtGTGTAAAAACACACACTCAGACTGTTTCCCCTGATTCTTCATTTGGTAGCCCCCCTACCTCAACAGGAGATTTTGGTAATATGCTCATTTGACAGTTCACCTGTTTGCTGCTTGTACCACACCAAGACACctttgtttcatggtcacagtGATACACCATACACTTATCCAGGTGACTGGGTGACTAGAGATGGCAATTGGATGACCATGACAGCTGCAGtatttctgctgtggtttcagtttggcatgctttttgttATGGTGTGAATAGCTGTGGAACCAACAGGTAGCAATATTTTTCATATTCAATATTTCATTGTGTAAGATACTGAAAACAGATCATTGACTAATTTCCAATTTATCCACTATTGCCTTGATTGTGTGAACTCTATATAAATTGAGCGCCATGTTTCTTCTGTTCAAATGTACAAAAGATATCAACAAATCATTGCATGATGCTCCACTTTATTTATGGTCTATACCATTTTGTTTTCTCTCTTCAAGAAGTGTGCTATGATAGGGATTATTGTAGTGTGTGGTTTTCAGTGTGTACTGAGTCTGTGAACATGCacctgcaaataaacagaaaaataattatgaaaacttattttttcaggtgatgataaaaatttattaactGTCCTTCATTCTTATGAAATTATGTAGGAGAAGGAAATTTAGACAGGTAAATAATTTCAGTGAGATTTATTATTCACTCCAAAGGACCAGACCTGCAGAGTAGTATAGATGTATTTGTGCTGTCACAAGGAGAAGGTAGCAGGCCTGTGTCCAGCTGGTGTTAGACCTCCTATGTCCCCTTCCCAGTTGTCCCCCTCACTGCCTCTCCTACTGGGGTCTTTCCCCAGCCCACTTAAAGCCCCATATACTGAGATGTCCCTGTGCAACAGCAGCATTACATCACATGAACATGGCTCAGAAAAGCATGCAGCTACAATTCAATTTACCCACAAGCAAAGCTCCAGTACAAGGTAGGGCACCGCAACTGAAATGAACACCTTGATAATTTTCAGCCTCTACCCAAATCTCAGTCAGCCCCCACAATGTGTTAGCTGACACTGCCTGCCCCAATGCACCAAAACCCTTGTATACTGCAGTGTCTGTGTGCAACAGCAGCTTTACATTACATGAAGGTGACTCAGAAAAGCATCCAACTACAATGAGGTCTATCCACCAACAAAGCTTCTGTACAAGGTAAGGCACCACATCCAAACAGAAATCCTTGGttatttcatgcaagatggaatacCCAGACACATCATAATTATTGGATGTGACACTTTAACTAAGGTCTGGAGCTGCCAAATGGCACAGATGTGTTTGTTCTGTTGCAGGAAGGAGCAAGCTTGGTTGCGGCAggctggtgttaggcagcctccACCTCTAATCCCGTTGGGCCTCTCACTGGGTAAGCGGTTGGGACGTATCCCCACTGCATCAGAAGTCACATGTACTACAGTGTCCCAACATAACAGTGTTAGGTCATCATATGAAGAAGGGTCAGAAAAGTCTGCAGCTATAATTGGGTCTCCCCACAAGAAAAGGTCCTGTACAAGGTAAGGCACCACAACTGAACAGAATTCCTTGTTAATTTTATGTGAGATGGAAtaccaaaacacatcaaaattactgaatgGGACACTTAAGCTGAGGACTTTTGAGTGCCATAGATGTGATTCTGCTGTTGCAGGGAGGTGCAAGCAGAGCTGCGGCATGCTACTGTTAAGCAGCCTCCACCTCTAATCCCATTGGGCCTCTCACTGGGTAGGCAGTTGCGACCTGTCCCCACTGCATCAGAAGACACGTCTACTACAGTGTCCCTACATAACACGGCCAGTTCGTCATATGAAGAAGGGTCAGAAAAGTCTCCAGCTATAATTGGGTCTCCCCACCAGAAAAGCTCCTGTACAGGGTAAGACACTGCAACTAAACAGAAGCTCCTTGATAATATTGTgcaaggtgaaattccaaaacaCAAAGTGCCAATTTTATTCTTCCATAACTTGTAccgagagtgtattaaaattactgcacaTAAAACTTAAAAAACGAGCACAGCTGTAAAGAGGCATAGATGTGTTTGTAGTATTGGAGGGAGGAGATAGGAGGGCTGTGACAAGCTCATGTTAGGCAGCCTCTATCACCATCCAAGTTGACCCTCTCACTGCCTCTGCAGGTGGGGCCTCTCACCATCCCACTAAATGTCATGTATAAACTAgtttttctatgaaacagtaccagTACATCACATGAGTTTGGCTCAGAGAAGGGTGCAGTTACAATTGGTTCTAGCCACCAGCCAAAATCATGTATGGGGTAAGGCACTACATCCAAACAGAAGCTCCTTCCTTTttttgtgcaagatgcaatatcACAACACAAACTCATTTCTGGAAATTGTGGAGAGAGTGTATTAAAATCACTGGATGCGACACTTATTTTAGTGGCAgactggcatggatgtgtttgtgctgttgcagggaggagcaagcagggctgtggccagTTGGTGTTAGCCAACCTGTACCCTCATCCCagttggccccctcactgcctccacagctaGGGCAGTGCCCTATCCCACAGAAAGTCAAGTATATGGTAACACCTGTGTGCAACAGCGCAACAGagggtgcagctacaattggttctacccacgagcatggatccagtacagggtaaggcaccacaatCAAGCAGAAGCGCCTTCctaattttgtgcaagatggaatatcacaacagaaactcatttgtggaaattgtgcagagagtgtacTAAAATAACTGGATGTGATacttatttaagtggcagagtggcatggatgtgtttgtgctgttgcagggaggagcaagcagggctgtggccagctggtgttaggcaacctgTAACCTTATCCCAGTTGGAcccctcactgcctccacagcGATTGCCTCCCCCCATCCTGCGGAAACCTATGTATACGGTATCACCTGTGTGCAACAGCAGCAGGACATCACATGATGGTGGCTCAACAGAGGGTGCAGTTACAATTGGTTCTACCCACGAGCATGGATCTAATACAGGGTAGGGCACCACAACCAAGCAGAGGCACCTTCCTaattttgtgcaagatgcaatatcacaacacaaactcatttctggaaattgtgcagagagtgtatcaaaaatactggatgtgacactttcttaagtggcagagtggcatggatgtgtttgtgctgttgcagggaggagcaagcagggctgtggccagctgttgttaggcaacctgtacccccatcccagttggccccctcactgcctccacagctaGGGCGTCTCCCCGTCCCGCGGAAAGCCATGTATACAGTATCATCTGTGTGCAACAGCTCAACAGTAggtgcagctacaattggttctaCCCATGAGCATCGAtccagtacagggtaaggcaccacaaccaagcagaagcgccttcctaattttgtgcaagatgcaatatcacaacagaaactcatttgtggaaatt
This portion of the Schistocerca serialis cubense isolate TAMUIC-IGC-003099 chromosome 3, iqSchSeri2.2, whole genome shotgun sequence genome encodes:
- the LOC126471181 gene encoding uncharacterized protein LOC126471181, which translates into the protein MYLCCHKEKVAGLCPAGVRPPMSPSQLSPSLPLLLGSFPSPLKAPYTEMSLCNSSITSHEHGSEKHAATIQFTHKQSSTSTQISVSPHNVLADTACPNAPKPLYTAVSVCNSSFTLHEGDSEKHPTTMRSIHQQSFCTRKEQAWLRQAGVRQPPPLIPLGLSLGKRLGRIPTASEVTCTTVSQHNSVRSSYEEGSEKSAAIIGSPHKKRSCTREVQAELRHATVKQPPPLIPLGLSLGRQLRPVPTASEDTSTTVSLHNTASSSYEEGSEKSPAIIGSPHQKSSCTGTSTSHEFGSEKGAVTIGSSHQPKSCMGEEQAGLWPVGVSQPVPSSQLAPSLPPQLGQCPIPQKVKYMVTPVCNSATEGAATIGSTHEHGSSTGEEQAGLWPAGVRQPVTLSQLDPSLPPQRLPPPILRKPMYTVSPVCNSSRTSHDGGSTEGAVTIGSTHEHGSNTGEEQAGLWPAVVRQPVPPSQLAPSLPPQLGRLPVPRKAMYTVSSVCNSSTVGAATIGSTHEHRSSTGEVQGGLWRAGVRQPEPPSQLAPSLPEHLGSLPVPRKAMYMVSAVCNSSTEAAAIIGSTHYHGSNTGDEQAGLWPAGVRQPVAPSKLAPSRPPQLGRRPIPRNVMYTVSSVCNSATEGAATIGSTHEHGSNTGEEQAGLWPAGIRQPVPPSTFAPSLPSQLGQCPIPQKVMYIVSSVCNSATEGAATIGSTHERGSNTGEKQAGLWPAGVRQPVPSPQLASSLPPQLGQCPIPRKVMYMVSPVCNSATEGAATIGSTHEHGSNTGEEQAGLWPAGVRQPVPSFQLAPSLPPQRGPLPNLQKAMYMVSPLCNSSRTSHDGGSTEGVATIGSTHGHGSSTGEEKVGLWPAGVRQPVPPSQLAPSLPPQLGQCPIPRKVMYMVSPVCNSTTEGAATIGSTHEHGSSTGEEQAGPWPAGVRQPIPPFQVAPSLPPQLGPLPIPRKAKYTLSSVCKSSSTSHDGGSIEGATTISSTHEYGSSTG